One Pseudonocardia sediminis DNA window includes the following coding sequences:
- a CDS encoding uracil-DNA glycosylase: MMAKPLNEIVEAGWAQALEPVAPVVAQMGEFLREEIAAGRRYLPAGANVLRAFQQPFDEVRVLIMGQDPYPTPGHAVGLSFSVAPEAKPIPRSLSNIFREYSEDLGHPAPSTGDLTPWTEQGVLLLNRCLTVEPGTPGSHRDKGWEAVTEQAIRALVERDADPMVAILWGRDARNLVPLLVDVPIVESAHPSPMSADRGFFGSRPFSRANDLLEEIGGDPVDWKLP; the protein is encoded by the coding sequence CTGATGGCGAAGCCGTTGAACGAGATCGTCGAGGCCGGGTGGGCGCAGGCGCTGGAGCCGGTCGCCCCGGTCGTGGCGCAGATGGGCGAGTTCCTGCGCGAGGAGATCGCGGCGGGGCGTCGCTACCTGCCGGCGGGCGCGAACGTCCTGCGGGCGTTCCAGCAGCCGTTCGACGAGGTCCGCGTCCTGATCATGGGCCAGGACCCGTACCCGACGCCGGGCCACGCGGTCGGGCTGTCGTTCTCGGTGGCGCCGGAGGCGAAGCCGATCCCGCGCTCGCTGTCCAACATCTTCCGCGAGTACTCCGAGGACCTCGGGCACCCGGCGCCGTCCACCGGTGACCTGACGCCGTGGACCGAGCAGGGCGTGCTGCTGCTCAACAGGTGCCTGACCGTCGAGCCCGGCACGCCCGGCTCGCACCGCGACAAGGGCTGGGAGGCGGTCACCGAGCAGGCCATCCGCGCACTGGTCGAGCGCGACGCCGACCCGATGGTGGCGATCCTGTGGGGCCGCGACGCCCGCAACCTGGTTCCGCTGCTCGTCGACGTGCCGATCGTCGAGTCGGCGCACCCGAGCCCGATGTCGGCCGACCGCGGCTTCTTCGGGTCCCGCCCGTTCTCCCGGGCGAACGACCTGCTGGAGGAGATCGGCGGCGACCCCGTCGACTGGAAGCTGCCCTGA
- a CDS encoding DUF1707 SHOCT-like domain-containing protein has product MGDPGELRISDADREVAAQRLHTALGEGRITLVELEERLDVVYAAKTFAQLRPPLADLPGAGPAPAGVPAVPHGRPPADRLHLRTEMGTVKREGDWQVPAAMMLTTHMGSIHLDLSTARSVPARVDVEVSLGMGSATVVLPHGATADIDGVRGSWGTVKSKVPASAPGSSPHIVFTGKVGMGSLTVRGPRPVWMSLFS; this is encoded by the coding sequence GTGGGTGATCCGGGGGAGCTGCGCATATCCGACGCCGACCGGGAGGTCGCCGCGCAGCGGCTGCACACGGCTCTCGGTGAAGGTCGCATCACGCTCGTCGAGCTGGAGGAACGGCTCGACGTCGTCTACGCGGCCAAGACGTTCGCCCAGCTCCGGCCACCGCTGGCCGACCTGCCCGGGGCCGGTCCGGCGCCCGCCGGCGTCCCGGCCGTCCCGCACGGCCGCCCTCCGGCCGATCGGCTGCACCTGCGTACCGAGATGGGCACCGTCAAGCGCGAGGGCGACTGGCAGGTGCCGGCCGCGATGATGCTGACCACGCACATGGGCTCGATCCACCTGGACCTGTCGACCGCCCGGTCGGTGCCGGCCCGGGTGGACGTGGAGGTCTCGCTGGGCATGGGCTCGGCGACCGTGGTGCTGCCGCACGGCGCCACCGCCGACATCGACGGCGTGCGTGGCTCGTGGGGGACCGTGAAGTCGAAGGTCCCGGCCTCGGCCCCCGGGTCGTCGCCGCACATCGTGTTCACCGGCAAGGTCGGGATGGGCTCGCTGACCGTCCGCGGGCCGCGCCCGGTGTGGATGTCGCTGTTCTCCTGA
- the rpmB gene encoding 50S ribosomal protein L28 — MAAVCDVCGKGPGFGMSVSHSHRRTNRRWNPNIQTVRASLNGGNRKRLNACTSCLKAGKVVRT; from the coding sequence GTGGCTGCCGTCTGCGACGTCTGTGGCAAGGGTCCGGGCTTCGGCATGTCCGTCTCGCACTCGCACCGCCGCACGAACCGTCGCTGGAACCCGAACATCCAGACCGTTCGCGCCAGCCTGAACGGTGGGAACCGCAAGCGTCTCAACGCCTGCACCTCCTGCCTCAAGGCGGGCAAGGTCGTCCGCACCTGA
- a CDS encoding DAK2 domain-containing protein, whose protein sequence is MAPSFDSELLRRWIDAATRSLSRHRAEIDRINVFPVPDGDTGSNMLLTVQAALRALDPARPPTTDGRGTSGDAQADVVPADGVASGAAAPDLGPAGAADGSDTPATAAALARGALRGARGNSGLILTQLLRGISDELAARTTPDRRAASAAGGALFASALRRSATLARAAVHRPRQGTILTVLEAAAAAATALPEGTPLAETAAVASRAAGEALEATTGQLPELAKARVVDAGGMGLVLILDSLAEVLGAARRVLPGPGAGPVPGADDEPVSWTTERESGSDEHDYEVMYLLEGSDSARVAALREELDGLGDSVALVGDGLPDGSGTWNVHVHCTDIGAAVEAGIRAGRPSGIRVLRFADQAPGTEHVVTVGRALPSGGAPATDRAAAGRTTAVASTGAATSAPRARAVLLLIESDGAAELARSAGGDVLRPAPGLDARSVADAIAATRAAHVAVLPCDGDRRAAAEEAVGLVEGVEVVVVPSVSVLQGLSALAVHDPDRRAGDDVVAMAEAAAGTRTGSLMISETEALTWAGPCQPGDVLGVSDGEVVLIAPDLSVGALWLAHRMLTPGGELVTALLGASVPDELGASLAEDLRRTHPEVDVVVHRGGQQDLPLVMGVE, encoded by the coding sequence GTGGCCCCGTCGTTCGACTCCGAGCTGCTGCGCCGCTGGATCGACGCGGCGACCCGCAGCCTGTCACGGCACCGGGCGGAGATCGACCGGATCAACGTGTTCCCGGTCCCCGACGGCGACACCGGATCGAACATGCTGCTCACGGTGCAGGCCGCGCTGCGGGCACTGGATCCGGCCCGCCCGCCCACCACCGACGGCCGGGGGACCTCCGGCGACGCGCAGGCGGACGTCGTCCCGGCCGACGGGGTGGCCTCCGGTGCCGCGGCCCCGGATCTTGGACCGGCCGGCGCCGCGGACGGCTCCGACACCCCGGCGACGGCGGCGGCCCTGGCCCGCGGCGCGCTGCGCGGGGCGCGCGGCAACTCCGGGCTGATCCTCACCCAGCTCCTGCGCGGGATCAGCGACGAGCTGGCGGCGCGGACGACCCCGGACCGCCGGGCCGCGTCCGCCGCGGGCGGGGCGTTGTTCGCCTCGGCCCTGCGGCGCTCGGCCACCCTGGCCCGCGCGGCGGTGCACCGTCCCCGTCAGGGCACGATCCTCACGGTCCTGGAGGCGGCGGCCGCCGCGGCCACCGCGCTGCCCGAGGGGACCCCGCTCGCGGAGACGGCGGCCGTCGCGTCACGGGCGGCCGGGGAGGCGCTGGAGGCCACGACCGGCCAGCTGCCGGAGCTCGCGAAGGCCCGCGTGGTGGACGCCGGTGGGATGGGCCTGGTGCTGATCCTGGACTCGCTGGCCGAGGTGCTCGGCGCCGCGCGCCGGGTGCTGCCGGGGCCGGGGGCCGGGCCGGTTCCGGGGGCGGACGACGAGCCGGTGTCCTGGACGACCGAGCGCGAGTCCGGCTCCGACGAGCACGACTACGAGGTGATGTATCTGCTCGAGGGCTCCGACTCCGCCCGGGTCGCCGCGCTGCGCGAGGAGCTGGACGGTCTCGGGGACTCGGTCGCGCTGGTCGGGGACGGTCTCCCGGACGGGTCCGGGACCTGGAACGTGCACGTGCACTGCACCGACATCGGGGCCGCGGTCGAGGCCGGGATCCGGGCCGGGCGCCCGTCCGGGATCCGGGTGCTGCGCTTCGCGGACCAGGCACCGGGCACCGAGCACGTCGTCACCGTCGGGCGGGCGCTCCCCTCCGGCGGCGCTCCCGCCACGGACCGTGCCGCCGCCGGACGGACGACCGCCGTCGCGTCGACGGGAGCCGCGACGTCCGCTCCCCGCGCCCGTGCCGTCCTCCTCCTGATCGAGAGCGACGGTGCCGCGGAGCTGGCCCGGTCCGCCGGGGGCGACGTGCTCCGGCCCGCCCCGGGGCTCGACGCCCGCTCCGTCGCCGACGCGATCGCCGCGACCCGCGCCGCCCACGTCGCCGTCCTGCCCTGCGACGGGGACCGCCGCGCCGCCGCGGAGGAGGCGGTGGGGCTCGTCGAGGGCGTCGAGGTGGTCGTCGTGCCGAGCGTGTCGGTGCTGCAGGGGCTGTCCGCGCTGGCCGTGCACGACCCCGACCGGCGCGCCGGCGACGACGTCGTCGCGATGGCCGAGGCCGCGGCCGGGACCCGCACCGGCTCGCTGATGATCTCCGAGACCGAGGCGCTGACCTGGGCCGGACCGTGCCAGCCCGGCGACGTGCTGGGGGTGTCCGACGGCGAGGTGGTGCTGATCGCGCCGGACCTTTCTGTCGGTGCCCTGTGGTTGGCTCACCGCATGCTGACCCCGGGTGGTGAACTGGTGACGGCGTTGCTGGGCGCGTCCGTGCCGGACGAGCTCGGGGCGTCGCTGGCCGAGGACCTGCGTCGCACCCATCCCGAGGTGGACGTGGTCGTGCATCGCGGCGGGCAGCAGGACCTCCCGCTGGTGATGGGGGTCGAATGA
- a CDS encoding ATP-dependent DNA helicase RecG yields MDTRLLGLVGKRAADALSGSLDIHTVGDLVRHYPRRYVDRGRLTDIAGLVLGEHATLVAQVEKTTLRSMRQRRGQMLQVVIRDERGAQLDCTFFNGQKVQHTVHQGMRAVFAGKVGIFNGRLQLTHPQFEELDPSDEVRPFLSMYPATGKIQSQDIARCARQVLELLDDPTDPLPESLREREKLPELGRALRRIHVPEVEADIFAARNRLVWDEAMGVQLALALRRHAAVSRPAPACPPHPGGLLDAFDANLPFALTDGQHEVGAEVAEDLGLEHPMNRLVQGDVGAGKTIVALRAMLQVLDSGRQAAMLAPTEVLAAQHARSLKAMLGPLGRAGELGAAEQSTAVTLVTGSLGAKAKRQALLDAQSGAAGIVVGTHALIQDTVGFADLGLVVVDEQHRFGVEQRDALRGRGELAPHMLVMTATPIPRTVAMTVYGDLEISSLRGLPGGRSPISTSVVPLAEHPTWFGRIWQRVREEVAAGHQCYIVCPRVGGEDAKPGGKGDPDADLVDHDDPDEGAGSDSDAKRPPLAVMDVAPRLIEGELAGLRVGILHGKLHPDEKDAVMRSFERGELDVLVATTVIEVGVDVPNATAMVLLDADRFGLSQLHQLRGRVGRGSAPGVCLLVTEMPAATTARERLDAVAGTTDGFELARLDLELRREGDVLGAVQSGARSGLRLLSLLRHGDVIAKAQVYAKDLVDRDPTLADHPGLAALVGETVGDEERAAYLDKA; encoded by the coding sequence ATGGACACGCGGCTGCTCGGGTTGGTCGGGAAGAGGGCGGCGGACGCGTTGTCCGGGTCGCTGGACATCCACACGGTGGGCGACCTGGTGCGGCACTACCCGCGCCGCTACGTCGACCGCGGCCGGCTGACCGACATCGCGGGGCTCGTCCTCGGCGAGCACGCGACCCTGGTGGCGCAGGTCGAGAAGACGACGCTGCGCTCGATGCGCCAGCGTCGCGGGCAGATGCTGCAGGTCGTGATCCGGGACGAGAGGGGTGCCCAGCTCGACTGCACGTTCTTCAACGGGCAGAAGGTCCAGCACACCGTCCACCAGGGCATGCGGGCGGTGTTCGCCGGCAAGGTCGGCATCTTCAACGGGCGCCTGCAGCTCACGCACCCGCAGTTCGAGGAGCTCGACCCCTCCGACGAGGTGCGCCCCTTCCTGTCCATGTACCCGGCCACCGGGAAGATCCAGTCGCAGGACATCGCGCGCTGCGCCCGTCAGGTTCTGGAGCTGCTCGACGACCCCACCGACCCGTTGCCGGAGTCGCTGCGGGAGCGGGAGAAGCTCCCCGAGCTGGGCCGGGCACTGCGCCGGATCCACGTCCCCGAGGTCGAGGCCGACATCTTCGCCGCGCGCAACCGCCTGGTCTGGGACGAGGCGATGGGCGTGCAGCTGGCGCTGGCGCTGCGCCGCCACGCCGCCGTCTCGCGCCCGGCGCCGGCCTGCCCGCCCCATCCCGGTGGGTTGCTCGACGCGTTCGACGCGAACCTGCCGTTCGCCCTGACCGACGGCCAGCACGAGGTCGGGGCCGAGGTCGCCGAGGACCTGGGGCTCGAGCACCCGATGAACCGGCTCGTGCAGGGCGACGTCGGCGCGGGCAAGACGATCGTCGCGCTCCGGGCGATGCTGCAGGTGCTCGACTCCGGCCGGCAGGCCGCGATGCTCGCCCCGACCGAGGTCCTCGCCGCCCAGCACGCCCGGTCGCTGAAGGCGATGCTCGGCCCGCTCGGGCGGGCCGGTGAGCTCGGTGCGGCCGAGCAGTCGACGGCGGTCACGCTGGTCACCGGATCGCTCGGGGCGAAGGCCAAGCGCCAGGCGCTGCTCGACGCGCAGTCCGGTGCGGCCGGGATCGTGGTCGGCACGCACGCGCTGATCCAGGACACCGTCGGGTTCGCCGACCTGGGCCTGGTCGTGGTCGACGAGCAGCACCGCTTCGGCGTCGAGCAGCGTGACGCCCTGCGCGGGCGCGGCGAGCTGGCCCCGCACATGCTCGTGATGACGGCGACGCCGATCCCGCGGACCGTCGCGATGACCGTCTACGGCGACCTGGAGATCTCCTCGTTGCGCGGCCTGCCGGGCGGACGTTCGCCGATCTCGACGTCGGTGGTGCCGCTCGCCGAGCACCCGACGTGGTTCGGCCGGATCTGGCAGCGGGTGCGCGAGGAGGTCGCGGCCGGGCACCAGTGCTACATCGTGTGCCCGCGGGTCGGGGGAGAGGACGCGAAGCCGGGCGGCAAGGGCGACCCGGACGCCGACCTGGTCGACCACGACGACCCCGACGAGGGCGCCGGCTCCGACTCCGACGCCAAGCGCCCGCCGCTGGCCGTGATGGACGTGGCCCCCCGCCTGATCGAGGGCGAGCTGGCCGGCCTGCGGGTCGGGATCCTGCACGGCAAGCTGCACCCCGACGAGAAGGACGCCGTGATGCGGTCCTTCGAGCGCGGCGAGCTCGACGTGCTGGTCGCGACGACCGTCATCGAGGTCGGCGTGGACGTCCCGAACGCGACCGCGATGGTGCTGCTCGACGCCGACCGGTTCGGCCTGTCCCAGCTGCACCAGCTGCGCGGACGCGTCGGGCGGGGCTCGGCGCCCGGGGTGTGCCTGCTGGTCACCGAGATGCCCGCGGCCACCACCGCCCGCGAACGCCTCGACGCCGTCGCCGGCACCACGGACGGCTTCGAGCTGGCCCGTCTGGACCTGGAGCTGCGCCGGGAGGGCGACGTGCTCGGCGCCGTCCAGTCCGGAGCGCGCTCGGGCCTGCGCCTGCTCTCCCTGCTGCGCCACGGCGACGTGATCGCCAAGGCGCAGGTCTACGCGAAGGACCTGGTCGACCGCGACCCGACCCTCGCCGACCACCCCGGCCTGGCCGCCCTGGTCGGCGAGACCGTCGGCGACGAGGAACGCGCCGCGTACCTCGACAAGGCCTGA